Proteins from one Gimesia maris genomic window:
- a CDS encoding 3'(2'),5'-bisphosphate nucleotidase, which yields MTNPYERELQIALAAVKQASLICRSVQSAITDEVLEKKDKSPVTIADFSSQAVICRELLQAFPADPVIGEEDAGELKESENHEFLEKIVSELKSAGIPETSPEQVCSWIDHGGAKTYSDRFWTLDPIDGTKGFLRKEQYAVSLALIVDGKIVVGVLGCPNLPCPEDESASGTIYYAVAGQGAFAMPLESESIQASSPIHATTTKDFPESRFCESVESGHSSHGHSQQIADQLGIEKEPRRLDSQAKYAVVGQGEADIYMRLPTRAGYREKIWDHAAGVLLVEEAGGTVSDIHGKPLEFDQGYELANNQGVIVTNGLLHPELIQTLKELGISQ from the coding sequence ATGACGAACCCCTATGAGAGGGAACTACAAATAGCCCTCGCTGCCGTCAAACAGGCTTCCCTGATTTGTCGTTCTGTTCAATCGGCGATCACGGATGAAGTACTGGAAAAAAAAGATAAAAGTCCGGTTACCATCGCTGATTTCAGCAGCCAGGCAGTGATCTGCCGCGAGCTGCTTCAGGCATTTCCAGCGGACCCTGTCATCGGCGAAGAAGATGCTGGTGAGTTAAAAGAGTCCGAAAACCATGAGTTTCTGGAGAAGATTGTCTCTGAACTGAAGTCAGCAGGTATTCCCGAGACATCGCCGGAACAGGTCTGTTCCTGGATCGATCATGGTGGTGCGAAAACATATAGTGATCGATTCTGGACTCTGGATCCCATTGATGGCACCAAAGGTTTCCTGCGAAAAGAACAATACGCCGTTTCGCTTGCACTGATCGTTGACGGTAAAATTGTCGTCGGAGTTTTAGGTTGCCCTAACCTTCCCTGCCCTGAAGATGAATCCGCTTCAGGTACGATTTACTATGCGGTCGCCGGCCAGGGTGCATTCGCCATGCCTCTTGAATCGGAAAGCATTCAGGCTTCATCCCCGATTCATGCGACTACAACAAAAGATTTCCCTGAATCTCGTTTTTGTGAATCTGTCGAATCCGGGCATAGCTCGCATGGACATTCACAACAGATCGCAGATCAACTGGGAATTGAAAAAGAACCCAGACGACTCGACAGTCAGGCAAAGTATGCCGTCGTGGGACAAGGGGAGGCAGATATTTATATGCGACTGCCGACACGTGCCGGGTATCGTGAAAAGATCTGGGATCATGCAGCAGGGGTTTTACTGGTTGAAGAAGCAGGTGGCACCGTGTCAGACATCCACGGAAAACCGCTCGAATTTGACCAGGGCTACGAACTCGCCAACAATCAGGGTGTCATAGTTACAAATGGTCTGTTACACCCAGAACTCATCCAGACTCTGAAGGAACTGGGTATCAGCCAATAG
- a CDS encoding Gfo/Idh/MocA family protein: MGKKTIRIGIVGAGANTKARHIPGFQAIEDVEIVGVVNSTPASTEKVARKYAIPQTYSHWKELVEDPEIDAVMIGTWPDLHCEITCMALEAGKHVLTEARMARNLAEAKQMLKVSQARPDLIAQIVPSPFGLKYNPEVIKLISQKYLGSLREVVVLGADDSFWDFSKKLHWRQDKEISGNNVLTMGILHETLSRWVPPAERVFAQSAIFEPQRPSAKGAGYADVTIPDSLQIVTRLQGGANAMYHLSGSILFGPGLQIHLYGSHGTIKVHFTPEEKIFVGHMGETELKEIQVPLEDQAGWRVEAEFIGAIRGEEIVHHTDFASGVKYMEFTEAVALSCEQNQPVSLPL; this comes from the coding sequence ATGGGTAAAAAAACGATCCGTATCGGAATAGTGGGTGCAGGCGCCAATACAAAAGCCCGCCATATTCCAGGATTTCAAGCGATTGAAGATGTCGAAATTGTGGGAGTTGTGAACTCGACTCCTGCTTCGACCGAGAAGGTGGCTCGTAAATATGCGATCCCACAAACCTACTCTCATTGGAAAGAACTGGTTGAAGACCCCGAAATTGACGCCGTGATGATCGGGACCTGGCCGGACCTTCATTGTGAAATCACCTGCATGGCTCTGGAAGCAGGCAAGCATGTTCTGACAGAAGCCAGGATGGCACGAAACCTGGCTGAAGCAAAACAGATGCTCAAGGTATCGCAGGCAAGACCCGACCTGATCGCCCAGATTGTCCCCAGCCCGTTTGGCCTCAAATACAATCCGGAAGTCATAAAGCTGATCTCCCAGAAATACCTGGGTTCATTACGGGAAGTCGTGGTACTGGGAGCAGACGACTCATTCTGGGACTTCAGCAAGAAATTGCACTGGCGTCAAGACAAAGAAATCAGTGGGAACAATGTACTCACGATGGGAATCCTGCACGAAACTCTCAGTCGCTGGGTTCCTCCCGCTGAACGCGTCTTCGCGCAAAGCGCTATTTTTGAACCTCAGCGTCCCTCGGCGAAAGGCGCTGGTTATGCTGATGTAACCATCCCGGACAGCCTGCAAATCGTAACCAGACTGCAGGGCGGAGCCAATGCCATGTACCACCTCAGTGGTTCGATCCTGTTTGGCCCGGGACTGCAGATTCACCTGTATGGAAGCCATGGTACAATTAAGGTCCATTTCACTCCCGAAGAGAAAATCTTCGTCGGTCACATGGGTGAGACAGAGTTAAAAGAAATTCAGGTACCACTGGAAGATCAAGCTGGCTGGCGCGTCGAAGCAGAGTTTATCGGAGCGATTCGAGGTGAAGAAATCGTCCATCACACCGACTTTGCATCAGGCGTGAAATATATGGAATTTACAGAAGCAGTTGCTTTAAGCTGTGAGCAGAATCAACCGGTATCACTGCCTCTGTAA
- a CDS encoding SLC13 family permease: MDWHIVVTFLVLSGVICSLTFLRASADTILMGGLTILVVTGVIQAEDAIAGFANEGLIAVAFLFVVSEGIRQTGGFAFTGQQMLGRPKSLTDAQARVMLPSAVLSAFLNNTPVVAMMMPIISDWAKKMRISVSHLMLPLSYAAILGGLCTLVGTSTTLVVDGLLQRQAHRPGLSMFEIAWVGVPIMIVGLIYLLVFSRWLLPERKPAITPMDDPREYTVEMIVEPGCPLIGKTIEQAGLRHLPGMYLMEIDRKDDVIAAVSSNERLAANDQLVFVGIVESVIDLQKIPGLKPATDQLFKLSGPRSERCLIEAVVSDSFRFINMSIRTARFRSNYNAAVIAVARNGQRINKKIGDIELQRGDTLLIEAHPSFIDQQRNSREFFLVSQVEDSTPPRHERAWIARTILLAMILMVALFNIKMIVAAMVAAGLMTATRCCSANEAKRSIDWGVLITIAAGLGIGRAIENSGAAALIASSFTGMANNSPLIVLAILSLITLVLTNLITAKATATLIFPIAVAAAATLHVDVMPFVITITISAAACFATPIGYQTNLMVFGPGGYKYADYLRIGGPLTLIVWLMTVIIVPLAWPFIP; encoded by the coding sequence ATGGACTGGCATATTGTAGTTACGTTTCTGGTATTGAGTGGAGTCATCTGCTCCCTGACGTTTCTGCGTGCCAGCGCCGACACCATTTTAATGGGCGGGCTCACGATCCTGGTCGTGACAGGCGTGATTCAGGCAGAAGATGCCATCGCCGGTTTTGCCAATGAAGGTCTGATTGCTGTTGCCTTTCTGTTTGTGGTCAGCGAAGGCATCAGACAGACAGGTGGATTTGCCTTCACGGGACAGCAAATGCTGGGGCGTCCTAAATCTCTGACCGATGCGCAAGCCCGGGTCATGCTCCCTTCAGCGGTCCTGAGCGCCTTTCTCAATAACACTCCCGTCGTCGCCATGATGATGCCCATCATTTCCGACTGGGCCAAGAAAATGCGGATTTCAGTCTCACACCTGATGCTGCCTTTAAGCTACGCCGCCATTCTGGGAGGGTTGTGTACTCTGGTTGGTACCAGCACAACACTCGTGGTAGATGGTTTGCTGCAACGTCAGGCACATCGCCCCGGATTATCCATGTTTGAAATCGCCTGGGTAGGTGTCCCCATCATGATCGTGGGCTTGATCTACCTGCTGGTTTTTTCCCGCTGGCTCCTGCCAGAACGCAAACCAGCGATCACTCCTATGGACGATCCCCGTGAATATACCGTGGAAATGATAGTCGAGCCTGGTTGCCCCCTGATTGGCAAAACGATCGAACAGGCGGGACTGCGTCACCTGCCGGGAATGTACCTGATGGAAATCGACCGGAAAGACGACGTCATTGCCGCCGTTTCCTCCAATGAGCGACTGGCCGCCAATGACCAGTTGGTGTTCGTGGGAATCGTGGAATCCGTCATTGATCTCCAGAAAATTCCGGGGCTCAAACCGGCAACAGACCAGCTGTTTAAACTCTCAGGCCCCCGGTCTGAGCGTTGCCTCATCGAAGCAGTTGTCTCAGACAGTTTTCGATTCATCAATATGTCAATTCGCACCGCGAGATTTCGGTCAAATTACAATGCAGCCGTCATTGCCGTGGCCCGCAATGGACAACGCATCAACAAAAAAATCGGCGACATTGAACTCCAGCGCGGCGATACGCTTTTGATAGAAGCACATCCTTCCTTTATTGATCAACAGAGAAATTCCCGTGAATTCTTTCTCGTCAGTCAGGTGGAAGATTCCACACCGCCGCGCCATGAACGTGCCTGGATTGCTCGCACGATCTTACTGGCGATGATCCTGATGGTGGCACTCTTTAACATCAAGATGATCGTCGCCGCCATGGTTGCCGCCGGACTGATGACTGCGACCCGCTGCTGCAGCGCAAACGAAGCGAAGCGGTCGATTGACTGGGGAGTACTGATTACCATCGCTGCCGGTCTGGGTATCGGCCGGGCCATTGAGAACTCCGGTGCAGCCGCCCTGATTGCATCCAGCTTTACTGGCATGGCCAATAACAGTCCGCTGATCGTCCTGGCGATCCTCTCACTGATCACCCTGGTTCTCACCAACCTGATCACAGCCAAAGCGACAGCGACTCTGATTTTCCCGATTGCCGTTGCCGCTGCTGCGACGTTGCATGTTGATGTCATGCCCTTCGTGATTACAATCACAATTTCCGCAGCGG